The following are encoded together in the Oceanobacillus zhaokaii genome:
- a CDS encoding polysaccharide deacetylase family protein: protein MRRPLSILFLPIFFYVLLFTNMQIFAKDRWDYEKTGQVTWDIDTKEKMVAITFDDGPHPLYTSDILDVLANYNAKATFFVLGAHAKKYSGLIYRQFREGHEIANHTYNHKYHLTTSKELKKEIDDTAEIIYEITGTKPALFRPVGGTYNDVTINTAVDSGNHVVLWSWHQDPEDWKNPSVNRITNHILKNISPGDIILLHDAGGDRSRTVESLKRILPQLTKEGYKFVTVSEMMYRTEIKDSSFFNLFLN, encoded by the coding sequence ATGAGAAGACCACTGTCAATCCTTTTCCTGCCGATTTTCTTTTATGTATTACTTTTTACAAACATGCAGATATTCGCAAAAGATCGCTGGGACTATGAAAAAACAGGTCAGGTCACATGGGACATAGATACGAAGGAAAAAATGGTTGCTATTACCTTTGATGATGGCCCACATCCATTATACACTTCGGATATATTAGATGTATTGGCAAATTACAATGCAAAAGCTACTTTTTTTGTGTTGGGTGCACATGCTAAGAAATACTCTGGGCTTATTTATCGTCAGTTCAGAGAAGGTCATGAAATAGCAAATCATACTTATAATCATAAATATCACCTCACTACTTCAAAAGAATTAAAGAAGGAAATAGATGATACAGCAGAAATTATTTATGAAATTACTGGAACGAAACCTGCCCTTTTCCGTCCAGTTGGTGGTACTTATAATGATGTAACAATAAATACAGCAGTAGATAGCGGAAATCATGTTGTCCTCTGGTCATGGCATCAGGATCCTGAGGATTGGAAAAACCCTAGTGTCAATCGAATAACGAATCACATCCTTAAAAATATAAGCCCAGGCGATATCATTCTGCTCCATGATGCAGGTGGCGATCGTAGCCGAACCGTTGAATCACTTAAAAGGATTTTACCTCAATTAACAAAAGAAGGATATAAATTTGTAACTGTTTCAGAAATGATGTACCGAACCGAAATAAAAGACTCTAGTTTCTTTAATCTTTTTCTAAATTAG
- the rnhA gene encoding ribonuclease H, translated as MAKKKYYVVWVGKKPGIYSNWADCQAQTNHFDQAKFKSFESRDLAEKAYREGWQYHWGKGNTQKAAKGQSNRKTSSGRPSSFVSNEIDYNSISVDVGTRGNPGPVEYKGVDTRTGEVIFSNGPISKGTNNLGEFLAIVHALAYLNKLGSNKTVYTDSRNAMKWVKEKAVSTTLKRDASTAEIWELIDRALHWLHNHTYDNKVLKWDTKNWGEIKADYGRK; from the coding sequence ATGGCGAAGAAAAAATACTATGTTGTCTGGGTTGGCAAAAAGCCAGGTATCTATTCGAACTGGGCAGACTGTCAAGCACAGACAAATCACTTTGATCAAGCAAAATTCAAATCCTTTGAAAGTCGGGACCTTGCAGAAAAAGCCTATCGTGAAGGCTGGCAATATCATTGGGGTAAAGGAAATACGCAAAAAGCTGCGAAAGGTCAATCAAATAGAAAAACTAGTTCAGGTAGGCCAAGCAGTTTCGTCTCCAATGAAATCGATTATAACAGTATTTCCGTTGACGTTGGAACCCGAGGGAATCCTGGTCCAGTGGAATATAAAGGTGTAGATACACGAACGGGTGAAGTCATCTTTTCGAACGGGCCAATCAGTAAAGGCACGAATAATTTAGGTGAATTTCTGGCGATTGTGCATGCATTGGCATACTTGAATAAGTTAGGCAGTAATAAAACAGTTTACACAGATTCCCGGAATGCCATGAAATGGGTAAAGGAAAAGGCGGTGTCGACAACACTGAAAAGGGATGCGTCCACCGCTGAAATATGGGAATTAATTGACCGCGCCCTTCACTGGCTTCACAATCATACATATGATAATAAAGTACTTAAATGGGACACTAAAAACTGGGGTGAAATAAAAGCAGATTATGGGCGGAAGTAA